The proteins below are encoded in one region of Tessaracoccus aquimaris:
- a CDS encoding magnesium transporter CorA family protein, producing the protein MTEHLGCSGGTAHAMRPQVRPKQQQPIADLRSLITDRGEVVDCQCGREHTVDQLGTEFEFPENMREILREGAGRPRLDVFGPSFLLRINRIAKAGQEDLRIESLHIVFHDDWLVVFEDVDGIGTAWHPAEDNSGRYFAADEAELTLTLIVEAAIDSYDSAALSLEDGTADCESSIFGEFEKDIESVYRLGSDASKVRSSLASLCRFIDRIPAPGASKNSDWSADAAAFAEDADDLLSRVSGIHARLTQLVTVYLALVAQKQNEDMKRVSGWAAILFTPSLVGAIYGMNFASIPELTWDFGYPLSILAMVIISAGLYAVFRRQRWL; encoded by the coding sequence ATGACTGAACACCTTGGATGCTCCGGTGGCACCGCACACGCGATGCGACCGCAGGTCCGACCAAAGCAACAGCAGCCGATTGCGGATCTCCGATCATTGATCACGGATCGAGGCGAGGTCGTCGACTGCCAATGTGGGCGCGAGCACACGGTTGACCAACTTGGAACTGAATTCGAGTTCCCGGAGAACATGCGAGAAATCCTGCGTGAAGGAGCCGGTCGCCCTCGCCTGGATGTATTCGGCCCCTCCTTCCTTCTGCGAATAAACCGGATCGCAAAAGCAGGGCAAGAAGATCTACGAATAGAATCACTACACATTGTCTTTCATGACGACTGGCTGGTGGTCTTTGAAGATGTCGACGGAATCGGGACCGCCTGGCATCCGGCGGAAGACAACTCAGGGCGATACTTTGCCGCAGATGAGGCGGAACTGACGCTAACGCTCATCGTCGAGGCCGCGATCGATTCCTATGACTCTGCCGCACTTTCCCTGGAGGACGGCACTGCGGACTGCGAGTCGAGTATTTTCGGGGAATTCGAGAAGGACATCGAGAGCGTTTATCGGCTCGGCTCCGATGCCAGCAAGGTCCGCTCCTCTCTTGCTTCCCTGTGCCGGTTCATCGATCGAATCCCCGCGCCAGGGGCGTCGAAGAACTCAGACTGGTCAGCCGATGCTGCGGCCTTCGCCGAGGACGCAGATGACCTTCTGTCCAGAGTGTCCGGCATCCACGCACGGCTGACACAGCTCGTTACGGTTTACTTGGCCCTAGTGGCCCAGAAACAGAACGAGGACATGAAGCGCGTTTCAGGGTGGGCCGCCATCCTATTCACTCCGAGCCTTGTCGGAGCGATATACGGGATGAATTTTGCGTCAATTCCGGAACTTACCTGGGATTTTGGCTACCCGCTATCGATTCTGGCAATGGTCATCATCTCCGCGGGCCTGTACGCCGTCTTCCGCCGTCAGCGTTGGCTCTAG
- a CDS encoding CBS and ACT domain-containing protein — MFVKQRMTTSPFTVTPDQSIPDALSVMTERGVRHLPVVEGRRVVGVISRNDIAAASPSKATTLSAQEATYLISKLKVGKVMSTPPVVISPDALLEEAAVILRDGKIEMLPVVEGDELIGVITESDILDSFIDLLGFRDHGTRLTIEAKDEPGGLSKLTGITAAHQANIQHLAVHRGNLDTSVVVVGLNTRNTEAIEADLAAAGMKILARRVNLD; from the coding sequence ATGTTCGTCAAGCAGCGGATGACCACCAGCCCGTTCACGGTCACCCCCGACCAGTCGATCCCGGACGCCCTGTCTGTGATGACAGAGCGCGGCGTGCGCCACCTGCCCGTCGTCGAGGGGAGGCGCGTTGTCGGCGTCATCTCCCGCAACGACATCGCCGCCGCGTCCCCGTCGAAGGCCACGACGCTCAGCGCGCAGGAGGCCACCTACCTGATCTCGAAGCTGAAGGTCGGCAAGGTGATGAGCACCCCGCCCGTGGTGATCTCCCCCGACGCGCTGCTTGAGGAGGCCGCGGTCATCCTGCGCGACGGCAAGATCGAGATGCTGCCGGTGGTCGAGGGCGATGAACTGATCGGCGTCATCACCGAGTCCGACATCCTCGACTCCTTCATCGACCTGCTCGGCTTCCGCGACCACGGCACCCGCCTGACGATCGAGGCGAAGGACGAGCCGGGTGGCCTCAGCAAGCTGACGGGCATCACCGCCGCGCATCAGGCCAACATCCAGCACCTGGCCGTTCACCGGGGCAACCTGGACACCAGCGTCGTGGTGGTGGGCCTGAACACCCGCAACACCGAGGCGATCGAGGCCGACCTCGCCGCGGCCGGGATGAAGATCCTGGCGCGCCGGGTCAACCTCGACTGA
- a CDS encoding GNAT family N-acetyltransferase — protein MDEMQTTAPAKEPSFSIALDESADLFVATKNGVEFGGVLFAEKNDRVLLLATSILPEFRGQGLAAALTRRVLDMLHAQGKNVTVKCPVFRSFVQHHPEYAGRLDHRPGRDRSADA, from the coding sequence ATGGACGAGATGCAGACGACGGCGCCAGCGAAGGAGCCATCGTTCTCAATCGCCCTGGACGAGTCCGCCGATCTGTTCGTGGCCACGAAGAATGGCGTCGAGTTCGGCGGCGTGTTGTTCGCCGAAAAGAATGACCGGGTGCTGCTTCTCGCGACGTCGATCCTGCCGGAGTTCCGAGGGCAGGGGTTGGCCGCGGCGCTCACACGAAGGGTGCTCGACATGCTTCACGCACAGGGCAAGAACGTGACTGTGAAGTGCCCGGTCTTCCGCTCGTTTGTCCAGCACCACCCGGAATACGCCGGACGCTTGGACCACCGGCCAGGACGGGACCGGAGTGCTGATGCCTAA
- the msrB gene encoding peptide-methionine (R)-S-oxide reductase MsrB, whose amino-acid sequence MTYSRKVSCIEEENMSSKHYVKTEEALGRLTEQQRHVTQDEGTEPAYDNEYWANDEPGVYVDVVSGQPLFSSTDKYESGTGWPTFSKPIDDDAVDTRTDYQLSTPRIEVRSAGADSHLGHLFTDGPEDASGLRYCMNSAALRFVPASSLEEEGYGQYRSLFNSDAEPTGDVA is encoded by the coding sequence ATGACCTACTCTAGAAAGGTCAGCTGTATCGAGGAGGAAAACATGAGTTCGAAGCACTACGTCAAGACCGAAGAGGCGCTCGGTCGCCTCACCGAACAGCAGCGCCATGTCACGCAGGATGAGGGCACCGAGCCCGCTTACGACAACGAGTACTGGGCGAACGACGAGCCAGGCGTCTATGTCGACGTGGTCTCCGGGCAGCCCCTGTTCTCCTCGACTGACAAGTACGAGAGCGGGACGGGCTGGCCGACTTTCAGCAAACCGATCGATGACGACGCCGTGGACACGAGAACCGACTATCAACTGAGCACGCCCCGCATCGAAGTGCGTTCGGCGGGTGCTGACAGCCACCTCGGCCACCTCTTCACGGACGGACCGGAGGACGCCAGCGGACTTCGGTACTGTATGAACTCCGCCGCTCTCCGTTTTGTCCCGGCCTCGTCGCTTGAGGAGGAGGGATACGGCCAGTACCGCTCCCTGTTCAACTCGGACGCAGAGCCGACAGGAGACGTAGCATGA
- a CDS encoding transposase, which produces MPTKFCSELRDRAVRMVYARHALESGPGAQSTRAVAPELGVGEEPLRSWCNRYGPAERSSRPQESLEEENRRLRSEVTDMRRANEILKKASAFYPRSPIAPRRNDPVHRYAP; this is translated from the coding sequence ATGCCCACGAAGTTCTGCTCGGAGCTGCGTGATCGTGCGGTCCGCATGGTCTACGCCCGCCACGCCCTTGAAAGTGGCCCAGGAGCGCAGTCGACCCGCGCCGTCGCGCCCGAGCTCGGCGTCGGTGAGGAGCCCTTGCGGAGCTGGTGCAACCGCTACGGCCCCGCCGAGAGATCGTCCCGTCCGCAGGAATCGCTCGAGGAGGAGAATCGCCGGCTGAGGAGCGAAGTGACCGACATGCGCCGTGCGAACGAGATCTTGAAGAAGGCATCGGCATTTTATCCGCGCAGCCCGATCGCCCCACGACGAAATGATCCGGTTCATCGATATGCACCGTGA
- the msrA gene encoding peptide-methionine (S)-S-oxide reductase MsrA: MTSGIHDTGQITRTPGTETAVLAGGCFWGMEDLIRRQPGVLQTRVGYTGGRNSHATYDRHPGHAEALEVVFDPAKTTYRDILAFFFQIHDPTTSNRQGNDSGLSYRSAIFPVTPEQAQIARETIADVNASGLWPGKVVTWIESAGSFWEAEPVHQDYLERYPNGYTCHFPRAGWVLPPRSVQA; the protein is encoded by the coding sequence ATGACCAGTGGGATCCACGACACCGGACAGATCACCCGCACACCAGGCACCGAGACGGCTGTTCTTGCCGGTGGGTGTTTCTGGGGAATGGAGGACCTAATCCGACGTCAGCCGGGCGTCCTGCAGACCCGCGTCGGCTATACCGGCGGGCGGAACAGCCACGCCACCTATGATCGGCATCCGGGCCACGCTGAGGCGCTGGAGGTGGTTTTCGACCCCGCCAAGACCACTTACCGTGACATTCTTGCGTTCTTCTTCCAGATCCACGACCCAACGACATCGAATCGACAGGGTAACGACTCGGGCTTGAGCTACCGGTCTGCGATCTTCCCGGTCACGCCTGAGCAGGCGCAGATCGCTCGTGAAACCATCGCAGACGTGAACGCGTCGGGTCTGTGGCCCGGCAAGGTGGTCACCTGGATTGAGTCGGCTGGGTCGTTCTGGGAGGCGGAACCTGTGCATCAGGACTACCTGGAGCGTTATCCGAACGGTTACACCTGCCACTTTCCTCGTGCGGGCTGGGTACTGCCGCCGCGCTCGGTGCAAGCGTAA
- a CDS encoding IS1380 family transposase: MFFYPRPRVDIAEVPALSHAGAVLLTDTIHATGLAPSLREALAPWTKPLAEHHAAKVLLDLALTLAIGGEHASDTDLLRCEPGLFGDVASTPTISRTLTTLAQDAPTVIEAISKARRAARERAWTLAGAHSPAAGVSAKSPLVVDLDATLITAHSEKEQAAPTFKRGFGYHPLCAFLDHGSDGTGEPLAIQLRPGNAGSNTAADHITVTRQALAQLPAGLLARGGRGSKKILIRTDGAGGTKDFLAWLQRQRLAYSVGFTLPASTPDLLKRLDEAKAWTPAYDTEDEGIREGTWVAELTGLLDLAAWPAGMRVIVRKERPHPGAQLRITDHEGMRITAFATNSPRGQLPVLELRHRRRARCEDRIRNAKDMGLEKFPLQSFAQNQIWCQIIQLASELVAWMQTIALTGHDARKWEPKRLRARLFEIPATLVRRARHKVLHLAEHAPEAVRVLTGVNRLRTTVAQT, from the coding sequence TTGTTCTTCTACCCCCGTCCGCGCGTGGACATCGCTGAGGTCCCGGCCCTCTCGCATGCGGGCGCGGTGCTGCTGACCGACACGATCCACGCCACCGGCCTCGCCCCTTCGCTGCGGGAAGCACTGGCTCCTTGGACGAAACCGCTGGCCGAGCACCACGCGGCGAAGGTCCTGCTGGACCTCGCACTCACTCTCGCAATCGGCGGGGAGCATGCTTCGGATACTGATCTGCTGCGTTGCGAGCCGGGACTGTTCGGTGATGTCGCCTCGACCCCGACGATCTCCCGCACGCTCACCACCCTCGCCCAGGACGCGCCCACCGTGATCGAGGCGATCTCGAAAGCCCGCCGGGCCGCGCGTGAAAGAGCCTGGACCCTCGCCGGAGCGCATTCCCCGGCTGCGGGGGTCAGTGCGAAGAGCCCGCTGGTCGTCGACCTCGACGCCACCCTGATCACCGCCCACAGTGAGAAGGAGCAGGCCGCACCGACGTTCAAACGCGGGTTCGGCTATCACCCGTTGTGCGCGTTCCTTGACCACGGCAGCGACGGGACCGGGGAACCGCTGGCGATCCAGCTGCGCCCCGGCAACGCCGGCTCGAACACCGCCGCTGATCACATCACCGTCACCCGGCAGGCTCTCGCGCAGCTGCCTGCGGGCCTGCTGGCCCGGGGCGGGCGGGGGTCGAAGAAGATCCTGATCCGCACCGACGGGGCCGGCGGCACCAAGGACTTCCTGGCCTGGCTCCAGCGGCAGCGTCTGGCCTACTCAGTGGGGTTCACCCTCCCCGCAAGCACCCCTGACCTGCTGAAACGCCTCGACGAGGCAAAGGCGTGGACCCCCGCCTACGACACCGAGGACGAGGGGATCCGCGAGGGGACATGGGTGGCGGAGCTGACCGGGCTCCTTGACTTAGCCGCGTGGCCTGCCGGGATGCGGGTGATCGTGCGGAAGGAACGTCCTCATCCTGGGGCGCAGCTGCGGATCACCGATCACGAGGGGATGCGCATCACCGCGTTCGCCACCAACTCCCCGCGCGGCCAGCTCCCGGTCTTGGAGCTGCGGCACCGTCGCCGGGCGCGCTGCGAAGACCGGATCCGTAACGCCAAAGACATGGGCCTTGAGAAGTTCCCGCTGCAGTCCTTCGCGCAGAACCAGATCTGGTGCCAGATCATCCAACTCGCCAGCGAGCTCGTCGCCTGGATGCAGACCATCGCGCTGACCGGCCATGATGCGCGGAAGTGGGAGCCCAAACGGCTCCGCGCGCGGTTGTTCGAGATCCCCGCGACCCTCGTGCGCCGCGCCCGGCACAAGGTCCTCCACCTCGCCGAACATGCACCCGAAGCCGTGAGGGTCCTGACCGGCGTCAACCGGCTCCGCACCACCGTCGCACAGACCTAA
- a CDS encoding IS1380 family transposase, giving the protein MFFYPRPRVDIAEVPALSHAGAVLLTDTIHATGLAASLREALDPWTKPLAEHHAAKVLLDLALTLAIGGEHASDTDLLRCEPGLFGDVASTPTISRTLTTLAQDAPTVIEAISKARRTARERAWTLVGAHSPTVGASVKSPLVIDLDATLITAHSEKEQAAPTFKRGFGYHPLCAFLDHGSDGTGEPLAIQLRPGNAGSNTAADHITVTRQALAQLPAGLLARGGRGSKKILIRTDGAGGTKDFLAWLQRQRLAYSVGFTLPASTPDLLKRLDEAKAWTPAYDSEDEGIREGTWVAELTGLLDLQGWPPGMRVIVRKERPHPGAQLRITDHEGMRITAFATNSPRGQLPVLELRHRRRARCEDRIRNAKDMGLEKFPLQSFAQNQIWCQIIQLASELVAWMQTIAFTRHDARKWEPKRLRARLFEIPATLVRRARHKVLHLAEHAPEAVRVLTGVNRLRTTVAQT; this is encoded by the coding sequence TTGTTCTTCTACCCCCGTCCGCGCGTGGACATCGCTGAGGTCCCGGCCCTCTCGCATGCTGGTGCGGTGCTGCTGACCGACACGATCCACGCCACCGGCCTCGCTGCTTCGCTGCGGGAAGCTCTGGATCCGTGGACGAAACCGCTGGCCGAGCACCACGCGGCGAAGGTCCTGCTGGACCTCGCACTCACTCTCGCAATCGGCGGGGAGCATGCTTCGGATACTGATCTGCTGCGTTGCGAGCCGGGCCTGTTCGGTGATGTCGCCTCGACCCCGACGATCTCCCGCACGCTCACCACCCTCGCCCAGGACGCGCCCACCGTGATCGAGGCGATCTCGAAAGCCCGCCGCACCGCGCGTGAAAGAGCCTGGACCCTCGTCGGAGCGCATTCCCCGACTGTGGGGGCGAGCGTGAAGAGCCCGCTGGTCATCGACCTCGACGCCACCCTGATCACCGCCCACAGTGAGAAGGAGCAGGCCGCACCGACGTTCAAACGCGGCTTCGGATATCACCCGTTGTGTGCGTTCCTTGACCACGGCAGCGACGGGACCGGGGAACCACTGGCGATCCAGCTGCGCCCCGGCAACGCCGGCTCCAACACCGCCGCTGATCACATCACCGTCACCCGGCAGGCTCTCGCGCAGCTGCCTGCGGGCCTGCTGGCCCGGGGTGGTCGGGGGTCGAAGAAGATCTTGATCCGCACCGACGGGGCCGGCGGCACCAAGGACTTCCTGGCCTGGCTCCAGCGGCAGCGTCTGGCCTACTCGGTCGGGTTCACCCTCCCCGCAAGCACCCCTGACCTGCTGAAACGCCTCGACGAGGCAAAGGCGTGGACCCCCGCCTACGACAGCGAGGACGAGGGGATCCGCGAGGGGACATGGGTGGCGGAGCTGACCGGGCTGCTGGATCTTCAGGGTTGGCCGCCCGGGATGCGGGTGATCGTGCGGAAGGAACGTCCTCATCCTGGGGCGCAGCTGCGGATCACTGATCACGAGGGGATGCGCATCACCGCGTTCGCCACCAACTCCCCGCGCGGCCAGCTTCCCGTCTTGGAGCTGCGGCACCGTCGCCGGGCGCGCTGCGAAGACCGGATCCGTAACGCCAAAGACATGGGCCTTGAGAAGTTCCCGCTGCAGTCCTTCGCGCAGAACCAGATCTGGTGCCAGATCATCCAACTCGCCTCCGAGCTCGTCGCCTGGATGCAAACCATCGCCTTCACCAGGCACGACGCGAGGAAATGGGAACCCAAACGGCTCCGCGCGCGGTTGTTCGAGATCCCCGCGACCCTCGTGCGCCGCGCCCGGCACAAGGTCCTCCACCTCGCCGAACATGCACCCGAAGCCGTGAGGGTCCTGACCGGCGTCAACCGGCTCCGCACCACCGTCGCACAGACCTAA
- a CDS encoding DNA methyltransferase: MALLERIIKLTTNPGAVVLDPFCGCGTTVDAAQKLGRSWVGIDITYISIDLIIKRLQATFGQSVMDQVVVDGIPYDMQSAQRLFEKSPFDFERWAVSMLHAQPNERQVGDKGIDGVRRFIIDSTTVGKVLVSVKGGKTVPPTHVRDLVGTVHNARDAQLGVLITLNDTLTRGAQEVIDTSGFWTHPANGQDFPTLQHIAVRELMAGHRPNLPTALAPYISAQRGIEFVDQGKLFG, from the coding sequence TTGGCGCTGCTGGAACGGATCATCAAGCTCACTACCAATCCGGGTGCGGTGGTCCTGGACCCGTTCTGCGGGTGCGGGACGACGGTAGACGCGGCGCAGAAGCTCGGTCGGTCGTGGGTAGGCATCGACATCACGTACATCTCGATTGACCTCATCATCAAGCGGTTGCAGGCCACTTTCGGCCAGTCCGTCATGGACCAGGTAGTGGTGGATGGAATCCCGTACGACATGCAGTCGGCGCAGCGCCTGTTCGAGAAGTCGCCGTTCGACTTCGAGCGCTGGGCGGTCTCGATGCTCCACGCCCAGCCGAACGAGAGGCAGGTCGGAGACAAGGGCATCGACGGCGTTCGCCGGTTCATCATCGACAGCACCACCGTTGGCAAGGTCCTTGTCTCAGTGAAGGGCGGCAAGACGGTGCCCCCGACCCACGTGCGCGATCTCGTTGGGACCGTCCACAATGCCCGCGACGCGCAGCTCGGCGTGCTGATCACCCTCAACGACACGCTCACACGAGGCGCCCAAGAGGTCATCGACACGTCCGGCTTCTGGACCCATCCTGCGAACGGTCAGGACTTCCCGACCTTGCAGCACATCGCCGTGCGAGAACTCATGGCCGGCCATCGACCCAACCTGCCAACCGCCCTCGCCCCGTATATCTCCGCTCAACGAGGCATCGAGTTCGTGGACCAAGGGAAGCTGTTTGGTTGA
- a CDS encoding ABC transporter ATP-binding protein, producing MLEVKDLAVHFGVINAIKSVSFNVSEGEIVTLIGANGAGKTTTLRALSGLKRPSSGSISLEGKDITNLSAQDRVRRGMSHVPEGRRIFPDMTVLENLELGAFLRKDAVAADYDEVYQRFPILAERRKQLAGTLSGGEQQMLAMGRALMAKPRLLLLDEPSMGLAPLLVQEIFDIIVNINKAGTTVLLVEQNANIALQIANRAYVLETGSVVLSGPAAELAATDEVKKAYLGG from the coding sequence GTGCTTGAGGTCAAGGACCTGGCCGTCCACTTCGGCGTCATCAACGCCATCAAATCCGTGTCGTTCAACGTCAGCGAGGGCGAGATCGTCACCCTGATCGGCGCCAACGGCGCGGGCAAGACGACGACGCTGCGGGCGCTCTCCGGGCTGAAGCGGCCGTCGTCGGGCTCCATCTCGCTCGAGGGCAAGGACATCACGAACCTGTCGGCGCAGGACCGCGTCCGGCGGGGCATGTCGCACGTGCCAGAGGGCAGGCGGATCTTCCCCGACATGACGGTGCTCGAGAACCTCGAACTCGGCGCGTTCCTGCGGAAGGACGCCGTGGCAGCCGACTACGACGAGGTCTACCAGCGCTTCCCGATCCTTGCCGAGCGACGCAAGCAGCTCGCCGGGACCCTGTCGGGCGGTGAGCAGCAGATGCTCGCGATGGGCAGGGCGCTGATGGCCAAGCCACGACTGCTGCTGCTCGACGAGCCGTCCATGGGCCTTGCGCCCCTGCTGGTGCAGGAGATCTTCGACATCATCGTCAACATCAACAAGGCGGGCACCACGGTGCTGCTCGTCGAGCAGAACGCCAACATCGCGCTGCAGATCGCCAACCGCGCCTACGTGCTCGAGACCGGCTCTGTCGTGCTCTCGGGCCCGGCGGCCGAACTTGCGGCCACCGACGAGGTAAAGAAGGCCTACCTCGGCGGCTGA
- a CDS encoding GNAT family N-acetyltransferase: MESNQESMVTLTGSDQVVRELAHPATGAIEAEKVTITDNKEAGVYELWVDGQTAAGLLYNEAGTRVTILATAVFPKFRGKGIAGNLLGGVLDLLRAEGRTATLTCPFATAFVHSHPQYADVVDPTFPGNARSGHGRIH, translated from the coding sequence ATGGAAAGCAACCAAGAGAGCATGGTCACACTGACAGGCAGTGATCAAGTGGTCCGGGAACTGGCACACCCCGCGACCGGCGCGATCGAGGCGGAGAAAGTCACCATCACTGACAACAAGGAGGCTGGCGTATACGAGCTCTGGGTCGACGGCCAGACGGCAGCAGGACTTCTGTACAACGAAGCGGGGACACGGGTGACAATTCTCGCTACTGCGGTGTTCCCCAAGTTCCGCGGTAAAGGGATCGCCGGCAATCTGCTCGGCGGAGTCCTCGACTTGCTCCGCGCCGAGGGGCGAACAGCCACTCTCACTTGCCCGTTCGCCACGGCTTTCGTCCACTCTCACCCCCAGTACGCGGATGTCGTGGACCCCACCTTTCCGGGCAACGCACGCTCGGGCCACGGGCGCATTCACTGA
- a CDS encoding carboxymuconolactone decarboxylase family protein, producing MDKALPDAWKAAGAFAAVVSKETAKHGLTLAESEIVKVRVSQLNGCVFCLDLHSRQARKLGVPQQKLDLLPAWREATLFSSRETALLAVAEAATELPLSENSKADLLAARNALGEETFVSAEWVAASINLFNRISILSEHPVRARDADGNLA from the coding sequence ATGGACAAAGCTCTCCCCGACGCTTGGAAGGCAGCTGGGGCTTTCGCGGCTGTTGTCTCCAAGGAGACCGCCAAGCACGGGTTGACGCTCGCCGAAAGCGAGATTGTCAAGGTGCGTGTCTCGCAGCTCAACGGATGTGTCTTCTGCCTGGATCTGCACTCACGGCAGGCTCGAAAGCTGGGTGTGCCGCAGCAGAAGCTGGATCTGCTGCCGGCATGGCGGGAAGCCACCCTGTTCAGCAGCCGGGAGACGGCGTTGCTCGCTGTCGCCGAAGCAGCGACCGAGTTGCCACTGAGCGAGAACAGCAAAGCGGACCTCCTCGCTGCCCGTAACGCGCTCGGCGAGGAGACCTTTGTCAGCGCTGAATGGGTGGCCGCCTCCATCAATCTTTTCAACAGGATCTCCATCCTCAGTGAGCACCCGGTACGGGCACGCGATGCTGACGGGAACCTCGCTTGA
- the msrB gene encoding peptide-methionine (R)-S-oxide reductase MsrB encodes MSNDYRKTPEALSRLTSLQYRVTQEDGTEPSFRNEYWSNREPGIYVDVVSGQPLFSSTDKYESGTGWPSFTRPIQPDVVHTKSDRKLWMERNEVRSAGADSHLGHVFDDGPAEAGGLRYCMNSAALRFIPVAELEAQGYGEYRSLFDITDTAEENAS; translated from the coding sequence GTGTCCAACGACTACCGCAAGACTCCCGAGGCGCTCAGCCGTCTCACCTCGCTGCAGTATCGCGTCACGCAGGAGGATGGCACTGAGCCGTCGTTCCGCAACGAGTACTGGAGCAACCGCGAGCCCGGCATCTACGTCGACGTGGTCTCGGGTCAGCCCCTGTTCTCATCCACCGACAAGTACGAGAGCGGCACGGGATGGCCGAGCTTCACCAGGCCCATCCAGCCGGACGTCGTCCACACGAAGAGTGACAGAAAGCTCTGGATGGAGCGGAACGAGGTTCGATCCGCAGGCGCCGACAGCCACCTGGGGCACGTGTTCGACGACGGCCCTGCAGAGGCTGGGGGACTGCGCTATTGCATGAACTCGGCTGCGCTCCGCTTCATCCCTGTCGCGGAGCTCGAGGCCCAGGGATACGGCGAGTATCGCTCGCTCTTCGACATCACCGACACAGCAGAGGAGAACGCATCATGA
- a CDS encoding carboxymuconolactone decarboxylase family protein, with the protein MPKRDMNRFGPVLENVSFQNTRFDPNQTRFERLASKMAAAFGYSAELPGDPRLLQLLRLRVAQLNPCSYCLILHTEVATKIGISQVVVAHLPSWRESTMFSVKERASLEYCEALTVFNQERFAAAHDKLRAHFTERDVAEIAAVIINMNVWTRLKLAQGAVPVDAEAMRANETQIRGRDDSA; encoded by the coding sequence ATGCCTAAGCGCGACATGAATCGCTTCGGTCCGGTACTCGAAAACGTGAGCTTCCAAAACACGCGGTTCGACCCCAACCAGACCCGCTTCGAGCGCTTGGCGAGCAAGATGGCAGCGGCATTCGGATACTCGGCGGAACTTCCCGGCGATCCGCGACTGCTACAACTGCTTAGGCTTCGCGTCGCACAACTCAACCCGTGCTCCTACTGCCTCATTCTGCACACCGAGGTCGCGACCAAGATCGGGATCTCTCAGGTCGTGGTCGCGCATCTGCCGTCGTGGCGGGAGAGCACGATGTTCTCCGTGAAGGAGCGAGCATCTCTGGAATACTGCGAAGCCCTCACCGTCTTCAATCAGGAGAGGTTCGCCGCTGCGCATGACAAGCTGCGCGCCCACTTCACCGAGCGTGATGTCGCCGAGATCGCCGCGGTGATCATAAACATGAACGTTTGGACTCGCCTCAAGCTCGCGCAAGGCGCTGTGCCCGTTGATGCAGAAGCGATGCGAGCGAACGAAACGCAGATCCGCGGTCGGGATGACTCTGCATGA
- the msrA gene encoding peptide-methionine (S)-S-oxide reductase MsrA, translated as MTSGIDTSGKITRNPDTETAIFAGGCFWGMEDLFRRQPGVVDTRVGYTGGENDYATYRNHPGHAEAIEIVFDPAQTTYRDILAYFFQVHDPTTLNSQGNDYGTSYRSAIFPTSMQQEQIARDTIADVDASGLWPGNAVTTIEPAGSFWEAEPEHQGYLITYPNGYTCHFVRPDWVLPSRTEADAPA; from the coding sequence ATGACCAGCGGCATCGATACCAGCGGGAAGATCACCCGCAACCCCGACACTGAGACGGCCATCTTCGCTGGCGGGTGCTTCTGGGGTATGGAGGATCTGTTCCGGCGCCAGCCAGGCGTGGTCGACACCCGTGTCGGCTACACCGGGGGCGAAAACGACTATGCAACGTACCGCAACCACCCGGGGCACGCCGAGGCGATCGAGATCGTGTTCGACCCGGCCCAGACGACGTATCGCGACATTCTGGCCTACTTCTTCCAGGTCCACGACCCGACGACACTGAACAGCCAGGGCAACGACTACGGCACGAGCTACCGGAGCGCGATTTTCCCGACCTCCATGCAGCAGGAGCAGATCGCGCGCGACACGATCGCGGACGTCGACGCGTCAGGTCTGTGGCCAGGAAACGCCGTCACGACCATCGAGCCCGCTGGGTCGTTCTGGGAAGCCGAGCCCGAGCACCAGGGCTACTTGATCACGTACCCCAACGGTTACACCTGTCACTTCGTCCGCCCGGACTGGGTGCTCCCTAGCCGGACTGAGGCGGACGCGCCGGCGTAG